In Luteitalea sp. TBR-22, one genomic interval encodes:
- a CDS encoding class I SAM-dependent methyltransferase has translation MTNPFSDVRMAAGYAAARPPVHPRVLALLHDWLAGRRHDVAVDVGCGAGLSTQPLRTLATTCVGFDPAEAMVRTARRLHPDLSFVAAAAEAMPFQTGSVDLLAAAGSLNYARDLEAVWPEARRVLAPGGCLAVYDFATARSFADGDGLESWFETFTTRHPYPAGQATPLSPSILAERARGFRVERGEDFAIPITLTPDFFVDYMLTETNVRDAVGRGAVVDDIRAWCGATIPGAFGQRARPVLFRGYLAVLRVSKA, from the coding sequence ATGACCAACCCGTTCAGCGACGTTCGCATGGCCGCCGGGTACGCCGCCGCGCGACCGCCCGTCCACCCCCGGGTCCTCGCCCTGTTGCACGACTGGCTCGCCGGTCGGCGACACGACGTGGCCGTGGACGTGGGGTGCGGCGCCGGGCTCTCGACGCAGCCGCTGCGGACCCTCGCGACCACGTGCGTGGGGTTCGACCCGGCCGAGGCGATGGTCCGCACCGCGCGTCGCCTGCACCCCGATCTGTCATTCGTCGCCGCGGCCGCCGAGGCCATGCCCTTCCAGACCGGCTCGGTCGACCTGCTGGCCGCCGCGGGGTCGCTCAACTACGCACGTGATCTCGAGGCCGTCTGGCCGGAGGCGCGGCGCGTGCTCGCTCCCGGCGGCTGCCTGGCCGTGTACGACTTCGCCACCGCCCGCAGCTTCGCCGACGGCGACGGCCTCGAATCGTGGTTCGAGACGTTCACGACGCGGCATCCCTACCCGGCCGGGCAGGCCACGCCGCTCTCGCCGTCCATCCTGGCCGAGCGGGCGCGCGGCTTCCGCGTCGAGCGCGGCGAGGACTTCGCCATCCCGATCACGCTCACCCCCGACTTCTTCGTCGATTACATGCTCACCGAGACCAACGTGCGGGACGCGGTGGGACGAGGCGCCGTCGTCGACGACATCCGCGCGTGGTGCGGGGCGACGATCCCCGGCGCCTTCGGGCAGCGCGCGCGGCCGGTGCTGTTTCGCGGCTACCTCGCCGTGCTGAGGGTCAGCAAGGCCTGA
- a CDS encoding ferritin-like domain-containing protein → MSGSLHDAFLDELRDAFDAEKQITRALPRVAKAASSPQLRAAFEQHIQETKAQVERLTRVFESLGEKPRGKHCDGMAGILEEAKSALEEETEDATMDALLIASAQRVEHYEMAAYGTLVAWAEAMGHDEAARLLRETLDEEKATDEKLTAIAEGGINRDAASSSTDDESEAEEAQAEPQGRSATGGRRATGTGASGRTVAAATTRGGGRSTSRSTTSRTSARGAKATGARKR, encoded by the coding sequence ATGTCAGGATCCCTTCACGACGCCTTCCTCGACGAGCTGCGCGACGCGTTCGACGCCGAGAAGCAGATCACGCGGGCCCTTCCCCGCGTCGCCAAGGCTGCCAGTTCCCCGCAACTGCGCGCCGCCTTCGAGCAGCACATCCAGGAGACCAAGGCGCAGGTCGAACGCCTGACGCGGGTGTTCGAGAGCCTCGGCGAGAAGCCCCGCGGCAAGCACTGCGACGGCATGGCCGGCATCCTCGAGGAAGCCAAGAGCGCGCTCGAGGAAGAGACCGAGGACGCCACCATGGACGCGCTGCTGATTGCCTCGGCACAACGCGTCGAGCACTACGAGATGGCCGCGTACGGCACGCTCGTGGCGTGGGCCGAGGCGATGGGCCACGACGAGGCGGCTCGCCTGCTGCGCGAGACGCTCGACGAGGAGAAGGCCACCGACGAGAAGCTGACGGCGATCGCCGAAGGGGGCATCAACCGCGACGCCGCCTCGAGCTCGACCGACGACGAGTCGGAAGCCGAGGAGGCCCAGGCCGAGCCGCAGGGACGCTCCGCGACGGGCGGCCGGCGCGCGACCGGGACCGGGGCGTCGGGGCGCACGGTCGCGGCGGCGACGACCCGCGGCGGCGGACGCAGCACGTCGCGCAGCACCACGAGCCGGACCAGCGCTCGCGGCGCGAAGGCGACCGGCGCACGCAAGCGCTAG